In Bactrocera oleae isolate idBacOlea1 chromosome 3, idBacOlea1, whole genome shotgun sequence, a genomic segment contains:
- the AP-2alpha gene encoding AP-2 complex subunit alpha isoform X1 — MAPVRGDGMRGLAVFISDIRNCKSKEAEVKRINKELANIRSKFKGDKTLDGYQKKKYVCKLLFIFLLGHDIDFGHMEAVNLLSSNKYSEKQIGYLFISVLVNTNSDLIRLIIQSIKNDLQSRNPVHVNLALQCIANIGSRDMAESFSNEIPKLLVSGDTMDVVKQSAALCLLRLFRSSPDIIPGGEWTSRIIHLLNDQHMGVVTAATSLIDALVKRNPDEYKGCVNLAVSRLSRIVTASYTDLQDYTYYFVPAPWLSVKLLRLLQNYNPVTEEPGVRARLNETLETILNKAQEPPKSKKVQHSNAKNAVLFEAINLIIHSDSEPNLLVRACNQLGQFLSNRETNLRYLALESMCHLATSEFSHEEVKKHQEVVILSMKMEKDVSVRQMAVDLLYAMCDRGNAEEIVQEMLNYLETADYSIREEMVLKVAILAEKYATDYTWYVDVILNLIRIAGDYVSEEVWYRVIQIVINREEVQGYAAKTVFEALQAPACHENMVKVGGYILGEFGNLIAGDSRSAPLVQFKLLHSKYHLCSPMTRALLLSTYIKFINLFPEIRTNIQEVFRQHSNLRSADAELQQRASEYLQLSIVASTDVLATVLEEMPSFPERESSILAVLKKKKPGRVPENEIRESKSPAPNALAQNNVIVNHKVNSNANADLLGLSTPPAGLNNTGGSGTLIDVLGDIYGNNNAATYNTKKFLFKNNGVLFENEMLQIGVKSEFRQNLGRLGLFYGNKTQIPLTNFMPVLQWIAEDALKLNVQVKPVDPTLEAGAQIQQLLTAECIEDYADAPTIEVNFRYNNVPQKFSIKLPLTLNKFFEPTEMNGESFFARWKNLGGEQQRAQKVFKAQQPLDLPAARNKLMGFGMQLLDNVDPNPDNMVCAGIIHTQTQQVGCLLRLEPNKQAQMFRLTIRASKETVTREICDLLSDQF; from the exons ATGGCACCTGTGCGGGGGGACGGCATGAGAGGTTTGGCGGTTTTTATATCGGATATAAGAAATT GTAAAAGTAAAGAGGCCGAAGTGAAGCGCATCAATAAGGAGCTCGCCAATATACGTAGCAAATTCAAAGGGGATAAGACGCTTGATGGCTATCAAAAGAAGAAGTATGTGTGTAAgctattgtttatttttctacTGGGACATGACATCGACTTTGGCCACATGGAGGCGGTCAATTTACTCTCTTCAAACAAATATTCCGAAAAGCAAATT ggcTACCTATTCATTTCGGTCTTAGTGAACACCAATAGCGATTTAATACGCTTGATCATACAGTCGATCAAAAATGACTTGCAATCCCGTAATCCTGTTCATGTGAACTTGGCACTGCAGTGTATTGCTAATATTGGTAGTCGGGATATGGCTGAATCTTTCTCGAATGAGATACCAAAGTTATTGGTATCAGG TGACACAATGGATGTTGTAAAACAATCGGCGGCGCTTTGTCTTCTACGTTTATTCCGTTCCAGTCCAGATATAATACCAGGTGGTGAGTGGACTTCCCGTATCATTCACTTGCTCAATGATCAACATATGGGCGTCGTGACAGCGGCCACTTCCTTGATTGATGCTCTTGTTAAGCGCAATCCAGATGAGTATAAAGGTTGCGTAAATCTAGCCGTTTCGCGCCTCTCACGCATCGTTACAGCCAGTTATACGGATTTACAAGATTACACATATTATTTTGTGCCAGCGCCATGGTTGTCGGTGAAGTTATTGCGCTTGCTACAAAACTACAATCCGGTAACTGAAGAGCCTGGTGTGCGAGCACGTTTGAATGAAACACTGGAGACTATCTTGAATAAGGCGCAAGAACCACCGAAGAGTAAAAAAGTTCAACATTCGAATGCCAAGAATGCAGTGTTGTTCGAGGCTATTAACTTAATTATTCATAGTGACAGTGAGCCGAATTTGTTGGTTCGAGCCTGCAATCAATTGGGACAATTTTTGAGTAATCGCGAGACAAATTTGCGTTATTTGGCATTGGAGTCAATGTGCCATTTGGCCACGTCAGAGTTTTCCCACGAAGAAGTAAAGAAACATCAGGAGGTTGTCATTTTATCTATGAAG ATGGAAAAAGATGTTTCGGTGCGCCAAATGGCCGTGGATTTGTTGTATGCCATGTGCGATCGTGGCAATGCTGAGGAAATTGTACAAGAAATGCTCAATTACTTGGAGACAGCTGACTATTCCATACGCGAAGAAATGGTGCTTAAAGTGGCGATATTGGCTGAGAAATACGCTACTGATTACACTTG GTATGTGGATGTCATTCTCAATCTTATACGTATTGCTGGCGATTACGTCTCTGAGGAGGTGTGGTATCGTGTCATACAGATTGTAATTAATCGGGAAGAAGTTCAAGGCTATGCAGCCAAAACCGTTTTCGAAGCTCTGCAGGCGCCAGCTTGTCATGAAAATATGGTTAAAGTAGGTGGATATATTCTAGGCGAATTTGGCAATCTGATCGCTGGTGACTCACGCTCCGCTCCGCTCGTTCAATTCAAATTGTTGCACTCGAAATATCATCTTTGCTCACCTATGACACGCGCATTATTGCTATCTACctacattaaatttataaatctaTTCCCTGAGATACGCACCAACATCCAGGAAGTGTTTCGTCAACATAGTAATTTACGCTCTGCGGATGCCGAGTTGCAACAGCGTGCAAGCGAATACTTACAATTGAGTATTGTGGCATCGACTGATGTTTTGGCGACTGTGCTAGAAGAGATGCCATCATTCCCCGAGCGAGAAAGTTCGATTTTGGCCGTTTTGAAGAAGAAGAAACCTGGCCGTGTGCCCGAAAATGAGATACGCGAGTCAAAGAGTCCAGCACCAAATGCGTTGGCGCAGAATAACGTAATCGTAAATCACAA AGTAAATAGCAATGCCAATGCAGACTTGTTAGGTTTGAGCACACCACCAGCTGGTTTAAATAACACTGGAGGCAGTGGAACTTTAATCGATGTATTGGGCGATATCTATGGCAATAACAATGCGGCGACTTACAACACCAAGAAGTTCCTTTTCAAGAATAATGGTGTGCTTTTTGAAAACGAAATGCTGCAAATCGGTGTCAAGAGTGAATTTCGACAAAATCTTGGGCGTTTAGGCTTATTTTATGGCAATAAGACACAAATACCTTTGACG AATTTTATGCCAGTACTCCAATGGATCGCAGAGGATGCATTGAAGCTTAATGTACAAGTAAAACCTGTTGACCCTACACTGGAAGCTGGCGCACAAATTCAGCAACTACTCACCGCTGAATGCATTGAGGACTACGCGGATGCACCCACAATTGAGGTGAATTTCCGCTATAATAATGTGCCACAGAAATTCAGCATAAAGTTGCCACTgacgttaaataaattttttgagccCACGGAAATGAATGGCGAGTCATTTTTCGCACGATGGAAAAATTTAGGCGG GGAACAACAAAGAGCACAAAAGGTCTTCAAGGCACAGCAGCCATTGGATCTCCCGGCTGCGCGCAATAAGCTTATGGGATTCGGTATGCAACTATTGGACAATGTGGACCCTAATCCCGATAATATGGTGTGTGCGGGcattatacacacacaaacgcaacAGGTGGGCTGTCTGTTGAGACTGGAACCGAATAAACAAGCGCAG ATGTTTCGACTCACTATACGCGCTAGCAAAGAAACAGTTACCCGCGAAATATGTGATCTACTTTCAGatcaattttaa
- the AP-2alpha gene encoding AP-2 complex subunit alpha isoform X2: MAPVRGDGMRGLAVFISDIRNCKSKEAEVKRINKELANIRSKFKGDKTLDGYQKKKYVCKLLFIFLLGHDIDFGHMEAVNLLSSNKYSEKQIGYLFISVLVNTNSDLIRLIIQSIKNDLQSRNPVHVNLALQCIANIGSRDMAESFSNEIPKLLVSGDTMDVVKQSAALCLLRLFRSSPDIIPGGEWTSRIIHLLNDQHMGVVTAATSLIDALVKRNPDEYKGCVNLAVSRLSRIVTASYTDLQDYTYYFVPAPWLSVKLLRLLQNYNPVTEEPGVRARLNETLETILNKAQEPPKSKKVQHSNAKNAVLFEAINLIIHSDSEPNLLVRACNQLGQFLSNRETNLRYLALESMCHLATSEFSHEEVKKHQEVVILSMKMEKDVSVRQMAVDLLYAMCDRGNAEEIVQEMLNYLETADYSIREEMVLKVAILAEKYATDYTWYVDVILNLIRIAGDYVSEEVWYRVIQIVINREEVQGYAAKTVFEALQAPACHENMVKVGGYILGEFGNLIAGDSRSAPLVQFKLLHSKYHLCSPMTRALLLSTYIKFINLFPEIRTNIQEVFRQHSNLRSADAELQQRASEYLQLSIVASTDVLATVLEEMPSFPERESSILAVLKKKKPGRVPENEIRESKSPAPNALAQNNVIVNHKVNSNANADLLGLSTPPAGLNNTGGSGTLIDVLGDIYGNNNAATYNTKKFLFKNNGVLFENEMLQIGVKSEFRQNLGRLGLFYGNKTQIPLTNFMPVLQWIAEDALKLNVQVKPVDPTLEAGAQIQQLLTAECIEDYADAPTIEVNFRYNNVPQKFSIKLPLTLNKFFEPTEMNGESFFARWKNLGG; the protein is encoded by the exons ATGGCACCTGTGCGGGGGGACGGCATGAGAGGTTTGGCGGTTTTTATATCGGATATAAGAAATT GTAAAAGTAAAGAGGCCGAAGTGAAGCGCATCAATAAGGAGCTCGCCAATATACGTAGCAAATTCAAAGGGGATAAGACGCTTGATGGCTATCAAAAGAAGAAGTATGTGTGTAAgctattgtttatttttctacTGGGACATGACATCGACTTTGGCCACATGGAGGCGGTCAATTTACTCTCTTCAAACAAATATTCCGAAAAGCAAATT ggcTACCTATTCATTTCGGTCTTAGTGAACACCAATAGCGATTTAATACGCTTGATCATACAGTCGATCAAAAATGACTTGCAATCCCGTAATCCTGTTCATGTGAACTTGGCACTGCAGTGTATTGCTAATATTGGTAGTCGGGATATGGCTGAATCTTTCTCGAATGAGATACCAAAGTTATTGGTATCAGG TGACACAATGGATGTTGTAAAACAATCGGCGGCGCTTTGTCTTCTACGTTTATTCCGTTCCAGTCCAGATATAATACCAGGTGGTGAGTGGACTTCCCGTATCATTCACTTGCTCAATGATCAACATATGGGCGTCGTGACAGCGGCCACTTCCTTGATTGATGCTCTTGTTAAGCGCAATCCAGATGAGTATAAAGGTTGCGTAAATCTAGCCGTTTCGCGCCTCTCACGCATCGTTACAGCCAGTTATACGGATTTACAAGATTACACATATTATTTTGTGCCAGCGCCATGGTTGTCGGTGAAGTTATTGCGCTTGCTACAAAACTACAATCCGGTAACTGAAGAGCCTGGTGTGCGAGCACGTTTGAATGAAACACTGGAGACTATCTTGAATAAGGCGCAAGAACCACCGAAGAGTAAAAAAGTTCAACATTCGAATGCCAAGAATGCAGTGTTGTTCGAGGCTATTAACTTAATTATTCATAGTGACAGTGAGCCGAATTTGTTGGTTCGAGCCTGCAATCAATTGGGACAATTTTTGAGTAATCGCGAGACAAATTTGCGTTATTTGGCATTGGAGTCAATGTGCCATTTGGCCACGTCAGAGTTTTCCCACGAAGAAGTAAAGAAACATCAGGAGGTTGTCATTTTATCTATGAAG ATGGAAAAAGATGTTTCGGTGCGCCAAATGGCCGTGGATTTGTTGTATGCCATGTGCGATCGTGGCAATGCTGAGGAAATTGTACAAGAAATGCTCAATTACTTGGAGACAGCTGACTATTCCATACGCGAAGAAATGGTGCTTAAAGTGGCGATATTGGCTGAGAAATACGCTACTGATTACACTTG GTATGTGGATGTCATTCTCAATCTTATACGTATTGCTGGCGATTACGTCTCTGAGGAGGTGTGGTATCGTGTCATACAGATTGTAATTAATCGGGAAGAAGTTCAAGGCTATGCAGCCAAAACCGTTTTCGAAGCTCTGCAGGCGCCAGCTTGTCATGAAAATATGGTTAAAGTAGGTGGATATATTCTAGGCGAATTTGGCAATCTGATCGCTGGTGACTCACGCTCCGCTCCGCTCGTTCAATTCAAATTGTTGCACTCGAAATATCATCTTTGCTCACCTATGACACGCGCATTATTGCTATCTACctacattaaatttataaatctaTTCCCTGAGATACGCACCAACATCCAGGAAGTGTTTCGTCAACATAGTAATTTACGCTCTGCGGATGCCGAGTTGCAACAGCGTGCAAGCGAATACTTACAATTGAGTATTGTGGCATCGACTGATGTTTTGGCGACTGTGCTAGAAGAGATGCCATCATTCCCCGAGCGAGAAAGTTCGATTTTGGCCGTTTTGAAGAAGAAGAAACCTGGCCGTGTGCCCGAAAATGAGATACGCGAGTCAAAGAGTCCAGCACCAAATGCGTTGGCGCAGAATAACGTAATCGTAAATCACAA AGTAAATAGCAATGCCAATGCAGACTTGTTAGGTTTGAGCACACCACCAGCTGGTTTAAATAACACTGGAGGCAGTGGAACTTTAATCGATGTATTGGGCGATATCTATGGCAATAACAATGCGGCGACTTACAACACCAAGAAGTTCCTTTTCAAGAATAATGGTGTGCTTTTTGAAAACGAAATGCTGCAAATCGGTGTCAAGAGTGAATTTCGACAAAATCTTGGGCGTTTAGGCTTATTTTATGGCAATAAGACACAAATACCTTTGACG AATTTTATGCCAGTACTCCAATGGATCGCAGAGGATGCATTGAAGCTTAATGTACAAGTAAAACCTGTTGACCCTACACTGGAAGCTGGCGCACAAATTCAGCAACTACTCACCGCTGAATGCATTGAGGACTACGCGGATGCACCCACAATTGAGGTGAATTTCCGCTATAATAATGTGCCACAGAAATTCAGCATAAAGTTGCCACTgacgttaaataaattttttgagccCACGGAAATGAATGGCGAGTCATTTTTCGCACGATGGAAAAATTTAGGCGGGTAA
- the ebi gene encoding F-box-like/WD repeat-containing protein ebi isoform X1 has product MSFSSDEVNFLVYRYLQESGFVHSAFVFGVESHISQSNINGALVPPAALLTILQKGLMYTEVEWSVGEDGEAGRSVEGLSLIDAVMPEVKPPKPTSVKSEPGKASADSNSAAASSTTTGGVVKSEVKSEGSTPGATTNNEQQAGGAPASADSNETDGNTNSAANSATSGAPSVGTANSTAGTTSDTPSTGNKKVNPSEATSGTSLATNDLTTNTNVNNGINAGTNANVNEPTTTTNAVVTGSATGTNISGACTTTTSTGSTANNNNAAGNSDILAQIQLGNTASTTGTEPMDIDQGIEIPASKATVLRGHESEVFICAWNPSRDLLASGSGDSTARIWDMSDATSSPNQLVLRHCIQKGGAEVPSNKDVTSLDWNCDGTLLATGSYDGYARIWKTDGRLASTLGQHKGPIFALKWNKRGNYILSAGVDKTTIIWDASTGQCNQQFSFHNAPALDVDWQTNVSFASCSTDQRIHVCRLGSDMPIKTFKGHTNEVNAIKWCPQGQLLASCSDDMTLKIWSMKQDKCCHDLQAHSKEIYTIKWSPTGPGTQNPNTNLILASASFDSTVRLWDVERGTCIHTLTKHTEPVYSVAFSPDGKYLASGSFDKCVHIWSTQSGQLVHSYKGTGGIFEVCWNSKGTKVGASASDGSVFVLDLRKI; this is encoded by the exons ATGAGTTTTTCCAGCGACGAGGTAAACTTTTTGGTTTATAGATACCTGCAAGAATCCg gTTTTGTACATTCGGCTTTTGTGTTTGGTGTGGAGTCTCACATTTCACAAAGCAACATAAATGGCGCTTTGGTACCACCAGCTGCTCTTCTCACCATTCTTCaaaaaggtttaatgtatacAGAAGTTGAATGGAGCGTTGGGGAGGATGGTGAAGCTGGTCGTTCAGTTGAAGGATTAAGTTTAATTGATGCCGTTATGCCCGAAGTAAAGCCACCAAAACCAACATCAGTAAAATCGGAGCCTGGCAAAGCTAGTGCAGACAGCAATAGCGCAGCTGCATCGTCAACAACCACAGGTGGTGTCGTAAAATCGGAAGTAAAATCCGAGGGCAGTACTCCTGGAGCTACGACAAACAATGAACAACAGGCGGGAGGAGCTCCTGCATCTGCTGATTCTAATGAAACTGATGGCAATACTAATTCAGCTGCAAATAGCGCAACATCTGGTGCACCATCCGTTGGAACTGCTAATTCTACTGCTGGAACAACTAGTGACACACCTTCAACGGGAAATAAAAAGGTCAACCCCTCGGAAGCAACATCTGGCACCTCTTTAGCCACAAATGAtcttacaacaaatacaaatgtcAATAACGGCATTAACGCAGGCACTAACGCTAATGTCAATGaaccaacaacaaccacaaatgcAGTAGTAACTGGTTCAGCAACTGGAACAAATATTTCAGGTGCCTGTACCACAACTACCTCTACCGGCAGCACTGCTAATAATAACAATGCTGCAGGCAACTCTGATATTTTGGCCCAAATACAATTGGGTAATACTGCTTCAACAACAGGAACAGAGCCAATGGATATCGATCAAGGTATTGAGATACCTGCCTCTAAGGCAACAGTTCTCCGTGGACATGAGAGCGAAGTATTCATATGTGCTTGGAACCCTAGTAGAGACCTTCTAGCAAGTGGTTCTGGTGATAGCACTGCACGCATATGGGATATGTCTGATGCAACCAGTAGCCCTAATCAATTAGTTTTACGCCATTGCATTCAAAAGGGAGGCGCCGAAGTTCCGAGCAACAAAGACGTTACATCGTTAGATTGGAAT TGCGATGGTACCTTGCTAGCTACAGGGAGTTATGATGGCTACGCACGCATATGGAAAACCGATGGTCGCTTGGCATCAACTCTGGGTCAACATAAGGGTccaatatttgcattaaaatggAATAAACGGGGTAATTATATACTATCGGCAGGTGTTGACAAGACCACTATAATCTGGGATGCTTCAACCGGACAATGTAACCAACAATTTTCTTTCCACAATGCACCTGCACTGGATGTCGATTGGCAAACAAACGTATCATTCGCCTCATGCAGTACTGATCAACGTATCCATGTGTGTCGCCTTGGCTCAGATATGCCcattaaaacatttaaaggTCATACTAATGAGGTGAACGCCATAAAATGGTGCCCACAAGGTCAATTGCTTGCTTCCTGCTCGGACGATATGACACTGAAAATTTGGAGTATGAAGCAAGACAAATGTTGTCATGATTTACAAGCACATTCTAAGGAAATCTATACAATCAAATGGTCTCCCACTGGACCCGGAACACAAAATCCTAACACGAATCTAATACTTGCTTCCGCGTCATTTGACTCCACTGTACGTCTATGGGATGTTGAGCGTGGCACATGCATTCATACTCTTACGAAACATACAGAGCCTGTTTATTCGGTAGCATTTAGTCCAGACGGTAAATATTTAGCGTCGGGAAGTTTTGataaatgtgtacatatttggAGTACTCAGTCTGGACAGTTAGTACACAGTTACAAAGGCACAGGTGGTATTTTTGAGGTCTGTTGGAATTCCAAGGGCACTAAAGTGGGTGCCAGCGCTTCGGATGGCAGCGTTTTTGTGTTGGATTTaagaaaaatctaa
- the ebi gene encoding F-box-like/WD repeat-containing protein ebi isoform X2 → MYTEVEWSVGEDGEAGRSVEGLSLIDAVMPEVKPPKPTSVKSEPGKASADSNSAAASSTTTGGVVKSEVKSEGSTPGATTNNEQQAGGAPASADSNETDGNTNSAANSATSGAPSVGTANSTAGTTSDTPSTGNKKVNPSEATSGTSLATNDLTTNTNVNNGINAGTNANVNEPTTTTNAVVTGSATGTNISGACTTTTSTGSTANNNNAAGNSDILAQIQLGNTASTTGTEPMDIDQGIEIPASKATVLRGHESEVFICAWNPSRDLLASGSGDSTARIWDMSDATSSPNQLVLRHCIQKGGAEVPSNKDVTSLDWNCDGTLLATGSYDGYARIWKTDGRLASTLGQHKGPIFALKWNKRGNYILSAGVDKTTIIWDASTGQCNQQFSFHNAPALDVDWQTNVSFASCSTDQRIHVCRLGSDMPIKTFKGHTNEVNAIKWCPQGQLLASCSDDMTLKIWSMKQDKCCHDLQAHSKEIYTIKWSPTGPGTQNPNTNLILASASFDSTVRLWDVERGTCIHTLTKHTEPVYSVAFSPDGKYLASGSFDKCVHIWSTQSGQLVHSYKGTGGIFEVCWNSKGTKVGASASDGSVFVLDLRKI, encoded by the exons atgtatacAGAAGTTGAATGGAGCGTTGGGGAGGATGGTGAAGCTGGTCGTTCAGTTGAAGGATTAAGTTTAATTGATGCCGTTATGCCCGAAGTAAAGCCACCAAAACCAACATCAGTAAAATCGGAGCCTGGCAAAGCTAGTGCAGACAGCAATAGCGCAGCTGCATCGTCAACAACCACAGGTGGTGTCGTAAAATCGGAAGTAAAATCCGAGGGCAGTACTCCTGGAGCTACGACAAACAATGAACAACAGGCGGGAGGAGCTCCTGCATCTGCTGATTCTAATGAAACTGATGGCAATACTAATTCAGCTGCAAATAGCGCAACATCTGGTGCACCATCCGTTGGAACTGCTAATTCTACTGCTGGAACAACTAGTGACACACCTTCAACGGGAAATAAAAAGGTCAACCCCTCGGAAGCAACATCTGGCACCTCTTTAGCCACAAATGAtcttacaacaaatacaaatgtcAATAACGGCATTAACGCAGGCACTAACGCTAATGTCAATGaaccaacaacaaccacaaatgcAGTAGTAACTGGTTCAGCAACTGGAACAAATATTTCAGGTGCCTGTACCACAACTACCTCTACCGGCAGCACTGCTAATAATAACAATGCTGCAGGCAACTCTGATATTTTGGCCCAAATACAATTGGGTAATACTGCTTCAACAACAGGAACAGAGCCAATGGATATCGATCAAGGTATTGAGATACCTGCCTCTAAGGCAACAGTTCTCCGTGGACATGAGAGCGAAGTATTCATATGTGCTTGGAACCCTAGTAGAGACCTTCTAGCAAGTGGTTCTGGTGATAGCACTGCACGCATATGGGATATGTCTGATGCAACCAGTAGCCCTAATCAATTAGTTTTACGCCATTGCATTCAAAAGGGAGGCGCCGAAGTTCCGAGCAACAAAGACGTTACATCGTTAGATTGGAAT TGCGATGGTACCTTGCTAGCTACAGGGAGTTATGATGGCTACGCACGCATATGGAAAACCGATGGTCGCTTGGCATCAACTCTGGGTCAACATAAGGGTccaatatttgcattaaaatggAATAAACGGGGTAATTATATACTATCGGCAGGTGTTGACAAGACCACTATAATCTGGGATGCTTCAACCGGACAATGTAACCAACAATTTTCTTTCCACAATGCACCTGCACTGGATGTCGATTGGCAAACAAACGTATCATTCGCCTCATGCAGTACTGATCAACGTATCCATGTGTGTCGCCTTGGCTCAGATATGCCcattaaaacatttaaaggTCATACTAATGAGGTGAACGCCATAAAATGGTGCCCACAAGGTCAATTGCTTGCTTCCTGCTCGGACGATATGACACTGAAAATTTGGAGTATGAAGCAAGACAAATGTTGTCATGATTTACAAGCACATTCTAAGGAAATCTATACAATCAAATGGTCTCCCACTGGACCCGGAACACAAAATCCTAACACGAATCTAATACTTGCTTCCGCGTCATTTGACTCCACTGTACGTCTATGGGATGTTGAGCGTGGCACATGCATTCATACTCTTACGAAACATACAGAGCCTGTTTATTCGGTAGCATTTAGTCCAGACGGTAAATATTTAGCGTCGGGAAGTTTTGataaatgtgtacatatttggAGTACTCAGTCTGGACAGTTAGTACACAGTTACAAAGGCACAGGTGGTATTTTTGAGGTCTGTTGGAATTCCAAGGGCACTAAAGTGGGTGCCAGCGCTTCGGATGGCAGCGTTTTTGTGTTGGATTTaagaaaaatctaa